A window of Cyprinus carpio isolate SPL01 chromosome A6, ASM1834038v1, whole genome shotgun sequence genomic DNA:
ACTgaaaacatttagtcattttagagTTTCAGAATAATTTCACCTCAGCTTTGTTGAGAGGATGGGGGCCGTGTTTCATTGACACTAAAGAAAAACTGACCACAGATTTCTGAACACTAAACCagacagctttatttttattagtttttttgtttaaatggtaCTTGCAGTCTATGCATACACTCTCCACAGTATTATAAGAGATTCAAATGATCTCTGCTCCTAAATTCTGAACTTCTGGCTTTTAAAGATGCTTTTGGAGAAGATTGGTCAGATTGGCtggtttctctctttctgtccttcATTGGTTTCTCCTGCAGCAGCTGCACCTTTCGTGCCGTTGTGGATCAATGGGAGGTCTTTGCTGTGATTAGACGGATTTCTCGCATGACGCTCGTCTTCTGATGATGGAGTGAGAAGGTTAAAATCCCTCCATTCCTGCAGTAAAGGGTTAAAGATGGCGTCTCTTTTATTCTCCATCCTCGCACCTTATGAATATGATACCTGTTCCACATACTCTCCTTTGGTTTACAGTGTAACCGTGTTTTTGAGttgaactctttctctctctacataTTCTGATTCCATTTGTGATGTAATTTGTATCTAAATGtccatataaaatgtttttttaaaacaaccactCAATGGGTCTTTGATTTCAGTtgactgcattaaaataatagatGGACTCGGGGAGAAATTCTCAAATTATTTTAGGTGATTagtgaaagtttttttaaaataactgttgcgAAGTAAAATGTTCTCCCCTCAGAAAAGCGCTGCAGGCGCCCTGTTTCTGCGCATGCGCGGCATCCGGAGCTTACGTTAGGGTGAAGAAGTTTCGCAGCAATGCTGCGTGACGTAGTGAGATAAGATGATAAAACGTGTACATCTCAGTTACGTAATATAATCGACAATTTTAGAAAACGTTCATATAGGGGCCTCGGAAGAcaacttgtattattattactagtagtagttgtattattagtattatataatattaagttATTATCAGTAagtattatatgtaatttaacaACAACCATTCTAATAAGAACCCAGCAGTAAGTATGCTGGTaacttaatttaatgtaaatccaTTTAAAAAGGTACTTATTGGAATTATTACTTTGATATGTTTCAGATTGTATTTTGATAGTTTCTAATATGACCAATTTATGAAAACCCTTTTCATGGTTAGTGGTTCATGTTTGGAAATTCCTAAGAGTGTATGAAGCGAAACCTTTGGATGAAATCGTCTTATAATGGTcccagtttgaaggttttaatAGAGAAATTTCTCTCACAGATTTAtgggaaaataaatgtttatttttttttattctactgcCAAATCAGTGGTTTTTAATTAACCATGATGAATTGATTCAGACACAAACaatcatatttacagtacaaaaaaacaaagttgaTTTAAACGTAGTTCTTTATTTTTCtacaacattaggaaagagagaCGGAATGATATCGTGTCGGTGAGATGGATTCCTGCTGCTTCGAGCTCCAGTGCCGCTCCAGAAGAGCCAGACCTCGTGGTGAAAGAGTTACGGTGTCCTTTTTCCCCAATCTGTTAATCACATCCCTCTTCTTTGTGCTTGTCCTGAGAGTGTCTGCCGTCGGTTCAGTCTTGGCGTGAATGGACGATTCTATAAACTAGTGATACTCAATAATACTGGCTGATGGATGATCTCAGGAAGAGAGCAGGAGGCTACATGATCCCATATTTGGCCAGATCACTAAGCTCCATGTCGCCGTAAGCTTCCCAGGGGCAGATCACCGTGATGTCTGTGCGAAAATCAGAGATCTATCACTGTCAGGTTCATCGCTGCATAACTATAGTATAGCTGAAGCTCTTGGTGCCTGTCACTTACCGGTGCCAAGACCCTCCATTCCAGGGATGTCGTCTCCGAAGCCTTTCTGTCCGGGTTTGGGAGCCTTGCTCTTGAAGGTGCGAGCGACCCTCTGCTTGAACCTTGGTGGTCCTCTCTTCTCAGCGGGTGCTGGGGCGTCCATGTCTGCCACTTACTAAAACATAAATGTTTCCTTTAAAAAGTGAGTATATTGAATCCGTGTTGCGCTTCTCTCCGTGTAATCGTTCCCTCATCTGATCATATTCTCACTCTTTACTTTGCTGTTAATCTTCTCATTTTGGGATTTTATTAATCCTAATCTGCCGGTTGCACAAAGAGTGAGTTTATTTACCAGCATCTGTTTGCCTTGTGATATATTCAGACAGTGTGATTAATAAGCTCTTTACATAATCTCAGCGAGGAAATGCCCAGCGCTCTAAAACACATTTAGCCTACTTCTGAAATCTGACAGAAATGTGTAAGAGCTTCTGTTTTTAGTCTGCTTTTGTCTAAATTGGTTTCCACTGTGGAATATCTACTGTACAGTTCAGCTTCAGACAAAGAGATGCAGTCAGATTCTCAGTTTGAGGTGTAACTGCTGCACCTACAGAGAgtgtctttatttaatgtttaactgGATGTCTATGAGCACGGCGTTCTGTTTATTTTCCATCTGCTCTTTATCAGTCCACTGAGAGTCCATCcgtgttgttttttgtggttttctcctcttctctctgctCTCATGTGTGGTGTATTAATGTTGTCTGACTGCGTGTGTAATGAGTCTTCTCAGTAGGTGAGCTGAATCTCTTACCGTCTGCTGGAGTTTCTGGTTCTTCTTCTGTGTCTCGGGTCCAGCTTGTGTCCAGTGTGTCTGCTGGACGCTTTTATAGCGCTCGTCTAATCTCCTGCTCCTCCCACAGAAACAGATCGAGGGATCTGGAGCCTGACACCTGGAGTATTTTAAGCTCTGTGTGTTGGTGAGGACACGTGTGTGGAAACAGTCATAGTTTAACGTCCACATTTATGTCTTTACGATGCATCACACGTGAGCTGTGCTGAAATATGATGAATGTGTGTTCAAATACCTTGGACAGGCTTTATTCGCATCATCATTTAGTTGATTAATATGCAATTTCCTATTCTCCGCACATGCTGCATCATGcggctttattttttatattaaatgcttTACCAGAAACTAAGACCAATCAAATgaacagtaaacaaattattacaaCTACAGGTTTGTAAGCTTGTCATTCGTTGCTTAACAAATGCTTTTTGTCAACTAAACCAAGCTCAGATGTAGTGTGAGGTCATTGCTGGTCTCAGATCAGTGTTTTCAGTCTTTTCTCTGACCTGTGTCTGCTGGGGGTGAAGATGAGTCACCGTGCGCATCTGTTTTTAGCTTTGAGCACCTTAAAAAAACCCAGCAGCTGATACTGTGAGAGAAACACACCTGGTCGCCCTGATCCCACACGTACGGTTATAGATGAACTTTACTAATTCAAGAATAAGCAGCTCTGATCCACAATCCCCATTGGCTGTCCTGACGGTCGTTTAGGTGACTGTATAATTAGCCCGTCAACAAATACTGGAGTGTTCTCACTGGCAtgtgtttgttaatttgttttcttgttttcgcAGTGACGCGTGTTCAATCTGTCTCTGATGACGTGCTCGTGGGCTTTCAGTGGGATTCATGTGCAGATCAGGGATGCTGAAGCTAATGAGAGATTGTCTTATGCTGCTTCCACATGTACATCCCACTTCTGAAGTCGTGATCATGAGTTTGAAGTCctgcagaatcagaatcagaggACGTCAGGTTCATTCTTGCCTGTTTCTCTGGGAAATCTTTTTAAAGCCAAAATGTATTGAAGATATTTAGACAATATCTTCcagattttgattaaaatgtaGTGTCCCATTCATTGACCGACTGTATTAGCTATCTAGAATCTGAagtttcaatcaaataaatgctatttttgctGTGTACAATAAATACagcatgcatattttatataaatgtaaactgtaacaACAGCAAAGTtgtaagaaaaaacaaatatcttAACAGTCACAAGCGATATCAGTCATGTTTAAAGGTTTTTGTTCGTCCAACTTGAAAACTTAGGTATCAAAATGTCCTCTGTTTCCCGATAGTATATGACCAGAGAGGCCATTAATGTCCGATTCCTGACTCTGCGACTTGTTTATGATTTTTCTGATAGCGTGTGAAGGCAGCACTGCCCTtaacaaaaagtagtatacttcaagtttattttattaagtatacttaagtatagttcaagtatatttagacgttttgtaagtataagtcaagtatacttaaatgtcattttaagtat
This region includes:
- the LOC109096922 gene encoding retinal cone rhodopsin-sensitive cGMP 3',5'-cyclic phosphodiesterase subunit gamma, translated to MDAPAPAEKRGPPRFKQRVARTFKSKAPKPGQKGFGDDIPGMEGLGTDITVICPWEAYGDMELSDLAKYGIM